The proteins below are encoded in one region of Citrobacter enshiensis:
- the rfaC gene encoding lipopolysaccharide heptosyltransferase RfaC produces MRVLIVKTSSMGDVLHTLPALTDAQQAIPGIRFDWVVEEGFAQIPSWHAAVDRVIPVAIRRWRKAWFSTAIKAERKTFQEAVQAQQYDAIIDAQGLVKSAALVTRLARGIKHGMDWQTAREPLASLFYNCRHHIAKQQHAVERTRELFAKSLGYSKPQTQGDYAIAQHFLHKMNTDTGQYAVFLHATTRDDKHWPEANWRELIGLLSQSGVRIKLPWGAAHEETRAKRLAEGFDYVDVLPRMSLEDVARVLAGATFVVSVDTGLSHLTAALDRPNVTLYGPTDPGLIGGYGRNQVECRSASRNLTDLPASAVFELLVSNL; encoded by the coding sequence ATGCGGGTTCTGATCGTCAAAACATCATCGATGGGTGATGTGTTACATACGCTTCCTGCGCTCACTGATGCACAGCAGGCTATTCCAGGAATTCGCTTTGACTGGGTAGTGGAAGAAGGGTTTGCACAAATTCCGTCATGGCACGCTGCGGTTGACCGGGTGATCCCGGTGGCGATTCGCCGTTGGCGAAAAGCCTGGTTTTCTACTGCCATTAAAGCTGAACGCAAAACCTTTCAAGAGGCGGTACAGGCACAGCAATATGATGCAATTATTGATGCGCAGGGGCTGGTGAAAAGCGCGGCATTAGTCACTCGTCTGGCTCGTGGCATCAAGCATGGCATGGACTGGCAAACAGCCCGCGAACCACTGGCCAGCTTGTTTTACAACTGTCGCCATCATATTGCTAAACAGCAGCATGCGGTAGAGCGCACCCGAGAACTGTTCGCCAAAAGTCTGGGTTACAGCAAACCGCAGACTCAGGGCGATTATGCCATTGCGCAACATTTCTTGCACAAAATGAATACCGATACGGGCCAATATGCTGTATTTTTACATGCCACCACCAGAGATGATAAACACTGGCCGGAGGCAAACTGGCGGGAATTAATTGGCCTGCTGAGTCAGTCAGGCGTTCGCATTAAATTGCCGTGGGGAGCAGCTCACGAAGAAACCCGGGCGAAGAGACTGGCTGAAGGGTTTGATTACGTAGATGTTTTACCGCGTATGAGCCTGGAAGACGTCGCGCGGGTATTGGCGGGGGCAACGTTTGTCGTGTCGGTTGATACGGGACTGAGTCACCTGACTGCCGCGCTAGACCGTCCAAATGTAACGCTATACGGCCCTACGGACCCCGGGTTGATTGGTGGCTATGGAAGAAACCAGGTAGAGTGCCGTTCCGCCAGCAGAAATCTTACCGATTTGCCTGCCTCTGCCGTATTTGAACTATTAGTTTCGAACTTATAA
- the rfaD gene encoding ADP-glyceromanno-heptose 6-epimerase, whose protein sequence is MIIVTGGAGFIGSNIVKSLNDKGITDILVVDNLKDGTKFVNLVDLDIADYMDKEDFLIQIMAGEEFGDIEAIFHEGACSSTTEWDGKYMMDNNYQYSKELLHYCLEREIPFLYASSAATYGGRTSDFIESREYEKPLNVYGYSKFLFDEYVRQILPEANSQIVGFRYFNVYGPREGHKGSMASVAFHLNTQLNNGETPKLFEGSENFKRDFVYVGDVAAVNLWFLENGVSGIFNLGTGRAESFQAVADAALAYHKKGDIEYIPFPEKLKGRYQAFTQADLTNLRAAGYNKPFKTVAEGVTEYMAWLNRDA, encoded by the coding sequence ATGATCATCGTTACCGGCGGCGCGGGCTTTATCGGCAGCAACATCGTTAAATCCCTGAATGATAAAGGCATCACCGATATCCTGGTGGTGGACAACCTGAAAGACGGCACCAAGTTTGTTAACCTGGTGGATCTGGACATTGCTGACTATATGGATAAGGAAGATTTCCTGATCCAGATTATGGCTGGGGAAGAGTTCGGCGATATCGAAGCGATTTTCCACGAAGGCGCATGCTCCTCCACGACAGAGTGGGATGGCAAGTATATGATGGACAACAACTATCAATACTCCAAAGAGCTGCTGCATTATTGCCTGGAGCGCGAGATTCCGTTCCTGTACGCCTCTTCCGCAGCAACCTACGGCGGTCGCACATCCGATTTTATTGAATCTCGTGAATACGAGAAACCACTTAACGTTTACGGTTATTCCAAATTCCTGTTCGATGAATATGTACGCCAGATCCTTCCAGAAGCCAACTCACAGATTGTAGGCTTCCGCTACTTTAACGTTTACGGGCCGCGCGAAGGTCACAAAGGCAGCATGGCGAGTGTCGCATTCCATCTGAACACTCAGCTCAATAACGGCGAAACGCCGAAACTGTTTGAAGGCAGCGAAAACTTCAAGCGCGATTTCGTCTATGTTGGCGATGTTGCCGCCGTGAATTTGTGGTTCCTCGAAAATGGTGTTTCCGGCATCTTTAACCTGGGAACAGGCCGTGCGGAATCCTTCCAGGCCGTGGCGGATGCAGCTCTGGCTTACCATAAAAAAGGCGATATCGAATACATTCCGTTCCCGGAAAAACTGAAAGGACGCTATCAGGCGTTTACTCAGGCTGATCTGACCAACCTGCGTGCAGCAGGCTACAACAAGCCGTTCAAGACCGTGGCCGAAGGCGTAACGGAATATATGGCCTGGCTGAACCGCGACGCGTAA
- the rfaP gene encoding lipopolysaccharide core heptose(I) kinase RfaP, which yields MVELKEPLTTLWRGKDAFEEVKTLQGEVFRELETRRTLRFELADKSYFLKWHKGTSLKEIVKNLLSLRMPVLGADREWNAIHRLRDLGVDTMHGVGFGEKGVNPLTRTSFIITEDLTPTISLEEYCADWATNPPDVKVKRMLIERVATMVQKMHAGGINHRDCYICHFLLHLPFSGEEKNLKISVIDLHRAQIRRNVPRRWRDKDLIGLYFSSMNIGLTQRDVFRFMKVYFSLPLNDILHREDELIKKTKIKAEKIRERTIRRSL from the coding sequence ATGGTTGAGCTGAAAGAGCCACTGACCACGCTATGGCGAGGTAAAGATGCGTTCGAGGAAGTTAAAACGTTGCAGGGGGAAGTCTTCAGGGAACTGGAGACCCGCAGAACACTGCGATTTGAACTGGCCGATAAAAGCTACTTCCTTAAATGGCATAAAGGCACATCCCTAAAAGAGATTGTCAAAAACCTACTCTCACTGCGTATGCCTGTGTTAGGTGCCGACAGAGAGTGGAATGCGATTCATCGCCTCCGTGATTTAGGCGTAGACACGATGCACGGCGTGGGGTTTGGTGAAAAAGGCGTGAATCCGCTGACCAGAACTTCCTTCATCATTACCGAAGATCTCACCCCCACCATCAGTCTGGAAGAGTATTGCGCTGACTGGGCAACGAATCCTCCTGATGTGAAAGTGAAGCGGATGCTCATCGAACGTGTTGCTACGATGGTGCAAAAAATGCATGCAGGCGGGATCAATCACCGTGATTGCTATATATGCCACTTCCTTTTACATCTGCCTTTCTCAGGTGAGGAAAAAAATCTCAAGATTTCGGTTATTGACCTTCACCGGGCGCAGATTCGTCGTAACGTTCCACGTCGCTGGCGTGATAAAGATCTCATCGGTCTCTATTTTTCCTCAATGAACATTGGCCTGACTCAGCGGGACGTTTTCCGCTTTATGAAGGTATATTTTAGTTTACCCCTTAATGACATCCTCCACCGGGAAGATGAGCTTATTAAAAAAACTAAAATCAAAGCAGAAAAAATCAGAGAAAGAACGATTCGCCGATCGTTATGA
- the rfaF gene encoding ADP-heptose--LPS heptosyltransferase RfaF, with amino-acid sequence MKILVIGPSWVGDMMMSQSLYRTLKARYPQAIIDVMAPAWCRPLLSRMPEVNEALPMPLGHGALELGERRKLGHGLREKRYDRAYVLPNSFKSALVPFFAGIPHRTGWRGEMRYGLLNDARVLDKEAWPLMVERYVALAYDKGVMRTAKDLPQPLLWPQLQVSEGEKSLTCSEFALSTERPIIGFCPGAEFGPAKRWPHYHYAELAKQLIDEGYQIVLFGSAKDHESGNEILAALSAEQQAWCRNLAGETQLEQAVILLAACQAVVTNDSGLMHVAAALNRPLVALYGPSSPDFTPPLSHKARVIRLITGYHRVRKGDAAEGYHQSLIDITPERVLEELNSLLLQEEA; translated from the coding sequence ATGAAGATACTGGTGATCGGCCCGTCATGGGTGGGCGACATGATGATGTCGCAAAGTCTCTATCGCACGCTCAAGGCGCGTTATCCCCAGGCGATAATCGATGTGATGGCCCCTGCGTGGTGCCGTCCGTTGTTATCGCGGATGCCGGAAGTCAATGAAGCGCTCCCGATGCCGCTGGGTCATGGTGCCCTGGAACTTGGCGAGCGGCGCAAACTCGGACATGGTTTGCGTGAAAAGCGTTACGATCGCGCTTACGTGCTACCAAACTCGTTTAAATCGGCACTCGTCCCCTTCTTTGCCGGTATTCCCCATCGTACGGGCTGGCGCGGCGAGATGCGCTACGGCCTGCTTAACGATGCGCGCGTGCTCGATAAAGAGGCCTGGCCATTGATGGTCGAGCGCTATGTTGCGCTGGCCTACGACAAAGGTGTGATGCGGACAGCAAAAGATTTGCCACAGCCACTGCTCTGGCCGCAATTGCAGGTTAGCGAAGGGGAAAAATCACTCACCTGCAGCGAATTCGCACTTTCCACTGAACGTCCGATAATCGGCTTTTGCCCTGGCGCTGAATTTGGCCCGGCAAAACGCTGGCCGCATTACCACTACGCGGAACTGGCCAAACAGCTCATTGATGAAGGTTATCAAATTGTCCTGTTTGGCTCGGCGAAAGATCATGAGTCCGGAAACGAGATTTTGGCGGCTCTGAGCGCCGAACAACAGGCATGGTGTCGTAATCTGGCTGGTGAAACACAGCTGGAACAGGCTGTCATCCTCCTCGCGGCGTGTCAGGCCGTCGTTACCAACGATTCTGGCTTGATGCACGTGGCGGCGGCGCTGAATCGTCCGCTGGTCGCACTTTATGGCCCAAGCAGCCCGGATTTCACACCGCCACTTTCACATAAAGCTCGCGTGATCCGCCTGATTACAGGTTATCACCGGGTGCGGAAAGGAGATGCGGCAGAAGGGTATCACCAGAGCCTGATCGACATTACACCAGAGCGTGTACTGGAAGAACTTAACAGTCTGTTGTTACAAGAGGAAGCCTGA
- a CDS encoding lipopolysaccharide N-acetylglucosaminyltransferase, whose amino-acid sequence MIDKIIFTVTPIFSIPPRGAAAVETWMYQVAQTTRIPNRIVCIKNEGYTDYSRVNENCSIHRIGFSRIYKRIFQKWTRLDPLPYSQRILNVAKDFSVTDKSVIAVHNSMKLYRQIRQRAPQANVVIHMHNAFEPKGLEKNVKMIVPSMFLKNYYHSYLPEADIAIVPNGINLEIYQSDYKPISRLDLNISPEDKVIFYAGRIVPDKGVLLLLQAFERLVESHPDFKLVVVGDHMEVSKSDKGAYQREVREIAERLTDNCIMLGSIPPEKMHRYYPLGDLVVIPSQFQEPFCMVAIEAMGAGKPVLVSTRGGMVEFVKNKDTGYHLREPMTAETIAEDIECVLHDSELSTIAKRGQQYVFDHYSWTSVTQRFEDVIHHWFD is encoded by the coding sequence ATGATTGATAAAATCATCTTTACGGTTACACCGATTTTCTCTATACCACCGCGTGGTGCGGCTGCAGTCGAAACATGGATGTATCAGGTTGCGCAAACTACCCGTATTCCAAACCGTATCGTTTGCATCAAAAATGAAGGGTATACTGACTATTCACGGGTAAATGAAAACTGTTCTATTCATCGTATCGGCTTTAGCCGGATTTATAAGCGAATTTTTCAGAAATGGACCCGCCTGGATCCTTTACCTTACTCTCAGCGCATATTAAATGTTGCTAAAGATTTTTCAGTTACTGATAAGAGTGTTATTGCTGTACACAACAGCATGAAACTGTATCGACAGATTCGCCAGCGAGCTCCTCAGGCAAATGTGGTGATACATATGCATAATGCGTTCGAACCAAAAGGATTGGAGAAGAACGTTAAGATGATAGTTCCCAGCATGTTTTTAAAAAACTACTATCATTCATATCTCCCAGAAGCGGATATTGCTATTGTTCCTAATGGAATTAACCTGGAAATTTATCAATCAGATTATAAACCAATCTCCAGGTTAGATCTGAATATTTCACCCGAAGATAAGGTGATATTTTACGCAGGGCGTATTGTACCGGATAAAGGTGTATTACTGCTTTTACAGGCATTCGAAAGACTCGTTGAGTCGCACCCTGACTTCAAGTTGGTGGTGGTTGGCGATCATATGGAAGTCAGTAAAAGCGATAAAGGGGCTTATCAGCGTGAAGTCCGCGAAATCGCAGAGCGCTTGACAGATAACTGTATTATGTTGGGAAGCATCCCTCCTGAAAAAATGCACCGCTACTATCCACTTGGTGATTTAGTTGTGATCCCTTCTCAATTTCAGGAACCTTTCTGCATGGTTGCAATAGAAGCCATGGGGGCAGGTAAACCCGTGTTGGTGAGCACGCGTGGAGGAATGGTTGAGTTTGTCAAAAACAAAGATACTGGTTATCACTTAAGAGAACCTATGACCGCAGAAACTATTGCGGAGGACATTGAGTGCGTACTGCATGACAGCGAACTATCGACTATCGCGAAACGTGGGCAACAGTATGTTTTTGACCATTACAGTTGGACGAGTGTGACTCAGCGGTTCGAGGATGTTATTCATCATTGGTTTGACTGA
- a CDS encoding glycosyltransferase family 8 protein, whose product MDFKNLTKFKDIIVLDCRTVKCNDRDTFNISWGIDSNYQVGAAISIASILENNKQNNIEFTFHIIADYLDQDYVELLTQLAEQYKTVIKLYHIDSEPLSTLPKTNIWPVSIYYRLLSFDYFSERLDKLLYLDADITCKGSLQELSVLEFDHEYGAVVVDVDSMQARSAERLNNAEFEGNYFNSGVMYINMKQWLQSNLTERFFDLLSQDDVVAKIKYPDQDILNVMFLHHAKILPQKYNTIYSLKSEFEIKNINYYKSIINSETVFIHYTGVTKPWHDWANYPSAQFFRSVYQKSPWRERNLIPAVRKHEYREKYKHLLYQNKIISGLISAIKYNLMKG is encoded by the coding sequence TTGGATTTTAAAAATTTAACCAAATTTAAAGATATAATAGTATTAGACTGTCGTACGGTTAAATGCAATGACCGCGATACTTTTAATATTTCATGGGGAATTGATAGTAACTATCAAGTCGGTGCTGCAATATCGATAGCATCAATTCTGGAGAATAATAAACAGAATAATATTGAATTTACTTTTCATATTATTGCTGATTACCTTGACCAGGATTATGTAGAGCTTTTAACACAGTTAGCAGAACAGTATAAAACAGTCATTAAACTATATCATATTGATTCTGAACCATTGTCTACGCTACCAAAGACTAATATATGGCCAGTATCAATATATTATCGCTTACTTTCTTTCGACTATTTCTCTGAACGCCTGGATAAATTGCTTTATCTTGATGCCGATATAACATGCAAAGGTTCATTGCAAGAGCTTTCGGTATTGGAGTTCGATCATGAGTACGGAGCAGTGGTGGTCGATGTTGATTCAATGCAAGCCAGGAGTGCAGAACGATTGAATAACGCAGAGTTTGAAGGTAATTATTTTAACTCTGGGGTGATGTATATCAATATGAAGCAATGGTTGCAATCAAATCTGACTGAGAGATTCTTCGATTTACTTTCTCAGGATGATGTTGTTGCAAAGATAAAATATCCTGATCAGGATATACTAAATGTCATGTTCCTCCATCATGCTAAAATCTTGCCGCAAAAATATAATACTATTTATTCATTGAAATCTGAGTTTGAGATAAAAAATATAAATTACTATAAATCAATTATAAATTCAGAAACCGTATTTATACATTACACTGGTGTAACCAAACCCTGGCATGACTGGGCTAACTATCCATCGGCACAATTTTTCCGCAGTGTGTATCAAAAATCTCCCTGGAGAGAAAGAAATTTAATTCCCGCAGTGCGAAAACATGAGTATAGAGAAAAATATAAGCACTTGCTTTATCAAAACAAAATAATCAGTGGGCTTATTTCAGCAATCAAATATAACTTAATGAAGGGTTGA
- the yibB gene encoding protein YibB, with protein sequence MKSSTTIVTAYFDIGRGEWTANKGFREKLARSVDVYLSYFERLAALENDMVVFTSPDLEARVAEIRQGKPTTIVTVDIKNKFKHIRSRIEKIQQDETFTRKLETRQLKNPEYWSPDYVLVCNLKAYFVNKAIDSGLVKTPLVAWVDFGYCRKPNVTRGLKVWDFPFDQNKIHLFTIKKGLNVSSLQQSFDFMIGNHVYIIGGAIVGSQEKWKEFYPLVTECQKVTLENNIVDDDQGIFVMCYYKRPDLFALNYLGRGKWFDLFRCFKRTALGAKLQSLRILLSRK encoded by the coding sequence ATGAAATCATCTACCACGATAGTAACAGCATATTTTGATATCGGTAGAGGGGAGTGGACTGCTAATAAAGGGTTCCGCGAAAAACTTGCCCGCTCAGTTGATGTCTATTTGAGTTATTTCGAACGGTTGGCTGCACTAGAAAATGACATGGTCGTGTTCACGTCTCCTGATTTAGAAGCCAGGGTTGCTGAAATACGCCAGGGGAAACCGACAACAATTGTTACTGTTGATATAAAAAATAAATTTAAACACATCCGAAGCAGAATAGAAAAAATTCAGCAGGATGAGACATTTACGCGTAAATTAGAAACCCGACAGTTAAAAAATCCAGAATATTGGTCCCCGGACTACGTGCTGGTTTGTAATTTAAAAGCATATTTTGTGAACAAAGCGATTGATTCTGGTTTGGTCAAAACCCCGCTGGTTGCATGGGTTGATTTTGGTTATTGCCGTAAACCGAATGTCACACGCGGTTTGAAAGTATGGGACTTCCCTTTTGATCAAAATAAAATACACCTTTTCACGATCAAGAAAGGTTTAAACGTTTCTTCATTGCAGCAATCTTTCGATTTTATGATCGGTAACCATGTTTATATCATTGGTGGTGCTATTGTAGGTTCTCAGGAAAAATGGAAAGAATTTTATCCATTAGTCACAGAGTGCCAGAAAGTAACACTAGAGAATAATATTGTGGATGATGACCAGGGCATCTTTGTCATGTGTTATTACAAACGACCTGATTTGTTTGCTCTTAACTATCTTGGCAGAGGCAAATGGTTTGATCTCTTCCGCTGCTTCAAACGAACTGCGCTTGGTGCGAAACTGCAGTCATTAAGGATTCTTCTTTCCAGAAAGTAG
- the rfaY gene encoding lipopolysaccharide core heptose(II) kinase RfaY: MIHKKKIKDLTVFIKDNDPFYEKILNDFLNFDLKILKVFRSIDDTKVILIDTPRGPIVLKVFAPKHKKLERFLKSCIKKDYYENLIYQTNRVRSEGVNSINDYYLLAEYKTLNFAHYFIMLIEYIEGVGLEEYKEIPKDIKHQLAESIKELHAHGMVSGDPHKGNFIVSEKGLRLIDLSGKKISPVLKAKDRIDLERHYGIKNEIQDSGYNSLLFKKRLKAIIRDIKIKLGLKK; encoded by the coding sequence ATGATTCATAAAAAAAAGATTAAAGATTTAACTGTATTCATAAAAGATAATGATCCTTTTTATGAGAAAATATTAAATGATTTTCTCAATTTCGATCTCAAAATACTGAAGGTATTTCGCTCGATTGATGATACAAAAGTCATCTTGATTGATACACCTCGAGGTCCAATTGTATTAAAAGTCTTTGCACCAAAACATAAAAAGTTAGAGCGATTTCTTAAATCGTGTATAAAAAAAGACTATTACGAGAATTTGATCTACCAAACCAACAGAGTTCGTAGTGAAGGTGTCAATTCTATAAATGACTATTATTTACTTGCAGAGTATAAAACATTAAATTTTGCACATTACTTCATAATGCTCATTGAATATATTGAAGGTGTTGGGCTAGAAGAATATAAAGAAATACCTAAAGATATAAAACATCAACTAGCAGAGTCAATTAAAGAATTGCATGCTCACGGTATGGTTTCAGGAGACCCTCATAAGGGGAATTTTATCGTTTCTGAAAAAGGTCTTCGTCTGATAGATTTATCAGGCAAAAAAATAAGTCCTGTATTGAAGGCCAAGGACAGAATTGATCTTGAACGCCATTATGGTATAAAAAACGAAATTCAAGACTCAGGATATAACTCGTTACTCTTTAAAAAGAGATTGAAAGCGATAATTAGAGATATAAAAATAAAACTCGGATTAAAAAAATAG
- the waaO gene encoding lipopolysaccharide 3-alpha-galactosyltransferase: MSQFSDKDVILSVMEYNFHDRISENNFNIAFGIDKNFLFGCGVSIASILLSNKSINFDFHVFTDHFSEDDQNRFSALAEQYKTCIKIYLIDCNKLKSLPSTKNWTYATYFRFVIADYFYGKLDKLLYLDADIACKGSIQELVDYSFAEYEIAAVVAERDIEWWTDRSITLTTPELVSGYFNAGFLLININEWQKSDISVKAIEMLRIPEWVAKITHLDQDVLNVLLVSKVNFIDGKYNTRFSINYELKDKVINPVNDETVFIHYVGPTKPWHEWANYPVSQSFIHAKEHSPWCNVALLQPANSNQYRYCAKHKFKQKKFLQGVLNYIKYYKAKAIK; the protein is encoded by the coding sequence ATGTCACAGTTTAGTGATAAAGACGTCATTCTTTCTGTCATGGAGTATAACTTTCATGACAGAATATCTGAAAATAATTTTAATATAGCGTTTGGTATAGATAAAAATTTTCTTTTTGGATGTGGTGTATCTATTGCTTCTATACTATTAAGCAATAAATCGATAAACTTTGACTTTCATGTTTTTACTGATCATTTTAGCGAAGATGATCAGAATAGATTTTCTGCATTAGCCGAACAATATAAAACCTGCATAAAAATCTATTTAATAGATTGTAATAAATTAAAGTCATTACCCAGCACGAAGAACTGGACATATGCAACATATTTTCGTTTTGTCATTGCCGATTATTTTTATGGTAAACTAGATAAGTTACTCTATCTGGATGCTGATATTGCCTGTAAAGGCAGTATTCAGGAACTGGTTGATTATTCTTTTGCGGAATACGAGATTGCTGCGGTAGTTGCAGAAAGGGATATCGAATGGTGGACCGACCGTTCTATCACTCTGACAACCCCAGAGCTTGTATCTGGATATTTTAATGCAGGCTTTTTGCTCATTAATATTAATGAATGGCAAAAAAGTGATATTTCAGTCAAGGCGATTGAGATGTTGCGGATTCCTGAGTGGGTGGCTAAAATTACTCATTTGGATCAGGATGTCTTGAACGTTCTTCTTGTTAGCAAAGTGAACTTCATTGATGGGAAATATAATACTCGCTTTAGTATCAATTATGAATTGAAAGATAAAGTGATTAACCCTGTCAATGATGAAACCGTGTTTATTCATTATGTTGGACCGACAAAACCCTGGCATGAATGGGCAAACTACCCTGTTTCGCAAAGCTTTATTCATGCGAAAGAGCATTCACCTTGGTGTAATGTCGCTCTGCTCCAACCTGCAAATAGCAACCAATACAGATATTGTGCTAAGCATAAATTTAAGCAGAAAAAATTTCTCCAGGGCGTGTTGAATTACATAAAATATTATAAGGCTAAAGCAATCAAATAA
- the rfaL gene encoding O-antigen ligase RfaL — protein MALTLFFSNEKKNWKLYWNRTLIFLFIATYFLGGITRYKHLIVILMTITTIVYLCKQPKHYISTFKTFLFGSILFLTIAVLLSLFQTPDLKASLKEINNSVIENMLLLTISIPVLLKDEKVEFISKFIFISFLTSLSLRCLSELVFYIKDYQSGIMPFTDYRHRSISDSLVFLFPVLLNLWLFKSTKHRIAFIIFSAIYLFLMLGTLSRGAWLSVLIIGLAWVLMHKKWKMLTVGMIIAALAATAIFSHKEMSAKLAFKLNQTDSSYRYGNGTQGSALDLILENPVIGYGFGNNAYKTVYNNRAVDYPLWKFRTSIGPHNLALFVWFGTGLLGLAGLLLVYAAIVKETVSKAFKEGRDSPYNAHMIILLSFFGYFIIRGNVEQIELDNLGILVGLLLAMKK, from the coding sequence ATGGCCCTCACATTGTTTTTTTCCAACGAGAAAAAAAACTGGAAATTATACTGGAATAGAACGCTTATATTCTTGTTTATCGCTACCTATTTCTTAGGTGGTATTACACGCTATAAACATCTCATCGTCATTCTTATGACGATCACAACAATTGTTTATCTTTGCAAGCAACCAAAACATTATATTTCCACTTTCAAAACATTCCTTTTCGGCAGTATTCTATTTCTTACTATAGCAGTACTCCTTTCGCTATTTCAGACTCCAGATTTAAAAGCAAGCCTGAAAGAAATCAATAATTCTGTCATCGAAAATATGTTGCTGCTTACCATTTCCATTCCGGTGTTGCTAAAAGATGAGAAAGTAGAATTCATTTCAAAATTTATTTTCATCTCTTTTCTCACATCGTTAAGTTTACGATGCTTGTCTGAGCTCGTCTTTTACATTAAGGATTATCAGAGTGGAATTATGCCATTTACTGATTACAGACATCGTAGCATCTCGGATTCATTAGTCTTTTTGTTCCCGGTACTTCTGAATTTATGGTTATTTAAATCAACAAAGCATCGGATCGCTTTTATTATTTTTAGTGCGATCTATCTTTTCCTGATGCTGGGTACACTGTCTCGCGGAGCATGGCTATCAGTCTTAATCATCGGACTGGCGTGGGTATTGATGCATAAAAAATGGAAAATGCTGACTGTAGGAATGATTATCGCAGCTCTGGCGGCGACCGCTATTTTCTCTCATAAAGAAATGTCGGCAAAATTGGCCTTTAAACTCAATCAGACAGACAGCTCATACCGATATGGGAATGGTACTCAGGGCAGTGCACTGGATCTCATACTCGAAAATCCGGTGATTGGCTATGGCTTCGGTAATAATGCCTATAAGACGGTCTATAACAATCGTGCCGTAGATTATCCATTATGGAAATTTAGAACCTCCATTGGCCCTCATAACCTCGCGTTATTTGTCTGGTTTGGCACAGGTCTTCTCGGATTGGCCGGGTTGCTACTTGTTTACGCTGCAATAGTAAAAGAAACTGTATCAAAGGCATTTAAAGAGGGTCGTGACTCTCCCTATAATGCACACATGATCATACTGCTATCTTTCTTCGGATATTTTATTATTCGCGGAAACGTTGAACAGATCGAATTGGATAATCTGGGCATTCTTGTTGGCCTGTTACTCGCCATGAAGAAATAA